A DNA window from Methanophagales archaeon contains the following coding sequences:
- a CDS encoding inorganic phosphate transporter, translating into MSASLFLVIIIIVLALCYDFLNGANDRANAIATVTATKALTPLNALILASIFNLVGACVSTKVAETIGKGIVLPEGITLVIIAAGITGAVIWTFICTTFGIPISVSHSLVGGLLGAGILAGGLGIINWHILNNRVFLAIIVGPLGGFIAGAILFSIVSWVLFLLFRDIPDTRTERVFKNLQIVSASFMAFSHGMNDAQNAMGVITMALLAGGLIPRFTVPLWVKLSCGLMMGLGTFFFGWRVMKTLGWKLTKLEPKHGFSAETGAAVAVVLMSLRGMPASTTHVIASSVIGGTFFQSLRRIRWTEVEKMVIAWVITIPLAAILGGIAYLFMDIFL; encoded by the coding sequence ATGTCCGCTTCTCTCTTTCTTGTTATTATCATAATAGTGTTAGCGCTGTGCTATGACTTCCTGAACGGTGCAAATGACAGAGCGAATGCTATCGCCACAGTCACTGCCACGAAGGCACTTACACCACTGAACGCATTGATTCTCGCCAGTATATTCAACCTTGTGGGTGCATGCGTCTCTACAAAGGTAGCTGAGACCATAGGTAAAGGGATAGTCTTACCAGAGGGTATAACACTGGTTATTATTGCCGCTGGTATCACGGGTGCAGTGATATGGACATTTATCTGTACCACTTTTGGCATACCTATTAGCGTGAGTCATTCGCTTGTAGGCGGTCTCCTTGGTGCAGGCATCCTCGCAGGTGGTTTAGGGATAATAAATTGGCATATTCTTAATAATCGGGTATTTCTCGCAATCATTGTAGGACCCCTTGGCGGTTTTATCGCAGGTGCGATCCTTTTCTCCATCGTCAGCTGGGTACTCTTCCTTCTTTTCAGAGACATCCCGGATACCAGGACGGAGAGGGTATTCAAGAACCTGCAGATAGTATCCGCTTCTTTTATGGCGTTCAGTCATGGTATGAATGATGCACAGAATGCAATGGGTGTGATTACAATGGCACTCCTCGCAGGTGGTTTGATACCGCGATTCACAGTGCCTTTATGGGTAAAACTGAGTTGTGGTCTCATGATGGGTCTGGGGACTTTCTTCTTCGGATGGCGTGTAATGAAGACCCTGGGCTGGAAATTGACGAAGCTGGAACCGAAACATGGATTCTCTGCGGAGACTGGTGCGGCAGTCGCTGTGGTACTGATGAGCTTGAGAGGTATGCCTGCAAGCACGACCCATGTGATTGCTTCTTCGGTCATCGGTGGCACTTTCTTCCAGAGTCTACGCAGGATCAGATGGACGGAGGTGGAGAAGATGGTCATTGCCTGGGTGATTACCATCCCGCTGGCTGCAATACTCGGTGGTATTGCATATCTGTTCATGGACATATTTTTATGA
- a CDS encoding homocysteine biosynthesis protein, protein MVEKSIEEINERIRDGSVCVVTADRMSEMVEELGAEKAAREVDVVTTGTFGPMCSSGVFINFGHADPPIKMQRVWLNEVEAYTGIAAVDAYLGATQLSEDKGEEYGGGHVIEDLASGKQIEMRATAYGTDCYPRKEIETTLSIEDLNQAIMVNPRNASQRYIAATNSTDRTLYTYMGTLLPNYRNANYSGSGALSPLINDPEFETIGPGTRIFLSGARGYVVGAGTQHNPRKGFATLMVTGNLKDMEPKFLRGATFFGYGVSLYVGIGIPIPILNERIAKNTGISDAEIKTEVQDYGICRRDRPVLSEVTYEELKSGMIEIEGKEVPTSPLSSFYMADRVAKELKRQIETGEFLLALPSERLPRDTPFRPMKQTKELPLVKDVMIREVKTISEKATIADAAKQIMDTQFTHIPVVTDDGRLSGIVTAWDISTAVAQRHEGLAEIMTRRVITTDENEPLELVIRKLERYNISALPVINRERKVIGMVTSDEISKLIGKRRRWEWKLRI, encoded by the coding sequence ATGGTAGAGAAGAGCATAGAAGAGATAAACGAGAGAATCAGAGATGGCAGCGTTTGCGTGGTCACCGCCGATAGGATGAGTGAGATGGTGGAGGAGCTGGGTGCGGAGAAGGCAGCCAGGGAGGTAGATGTTGTGACTACCGGTACCTTTGGTCCTATGTGCTCCTCTGGTGTCTTTATCAATTTTGGACATGCGGACCCGCCGATAAAGATGCAGCGGGTATGGCTAAATGAAGTGGAAGCATATACCGGTATCGCGGCTGTTGACGCTTATTTAGGTGCCACGCAGTTATCAGAAGATAAAGGAGAGGAATACGGCGGTGGGCATGTAATAGAGGATTTAGCATCAGGTAAGCAGATAGAGATGCGGGCTACTGCCTATGGCACCGATTGTTATCCACGAAAGGAGATAGAGACTACACTTTCAATAGAAGACCTGAATCAGGCGATAATGGTAAATCCGAGAAACGCATCACAGCGTTATATCGCAGCAACGAACTCAACAGACCGCACTTTATATACTTATATGGGCACATTGCTACCAAATTATCGAAATGCAAACTATTCTGGTTCCGGTGCGCTCTCACCACTCATAAATGACCCTGAGTTTGAGACCATAGGTCCGGGTACGCGGATATTTCTATCTGGTGCGAGGGGCTATGTGGTGGGTGCGGGAACACAACATAACCCGCGTAAAGGCTTCGCTACACTTATGGTCACTGGTAACCTGAAGGATATGGAGCCGAAATTTCTGCGTGGAGCTACTTTCTTCGGGTATGGGGTGTCACTCTATGTAGGCATTGGGATTCCTATACCGATATTGAATGAGCGAATAGCGAAGAATACGGGGATAAGCGATGCGGAGATCAAGACGGAAGTGCAGGATTATGGGATTTGCAGACGAGACCGACCAGTGCTGAGTGAGGTGACGTATGAAGAATTGAAATCGGGGATGATAGAGATAGAAGGTAAGGAAGTGCCAACCTCTCCGCTATCCAGTTTCTACATGGCTGATCGAGTGGCGAAGGAGTTGAAGAGGCAGATAGAAACAGGTGAGTTCCTGCTCGCTCTGCCTTCCGAACGACTGCCCCGGGATACTCCCTTTAGACCGATGAAACAGACCAAAGAGCTACCACTTGTCAAGGATGTGATGATAAGGGAGGTAAAGACAATAAGTGAGAAGGCGACCATAGCAGATGCAGCAAAGCAGATAATGGATACGCAATTTACTCATATACCAGTGGTGACAGATGATGGGCGATTGAGCGGGATAGTAACAGCATGGGATATATCAACCGCAGTTGCACAGCGACATGAGGGTCTGGCAGAGATAATGACACGGAGAGTGATAACAACGGATGAGAATGAGCCACTGGAACTGGTGATCAGGAAGCTGGAGCGGTATAACATATCTGCATTGCCGGTTATAAATCGCGAGAGAAAGGTCATAGGTATGGTTACGAGTGATGAGATAAGTAAATTGATAGGAAAACGAAGGAGATGGGAGTGGAAACTGAGGATTTAA
- a CDS encoding flippase-like domain-containing protein, producing the protein MVNGSRKWTLLFASISISILALAFILLFSPYRLTPATFEAISEVNPLFIAVALAMHISAWVVWSFRMKLMSDFLSGTDTEGDLRLSQSLKIILASLFAACITPSQFGGEPVRIYLLRRSGLTVGDGTAIVFGERSLDFMVGMIGGAISFMLFRTVIPRYSVIFTAIGIILILGVLLMVYGITRPDKLKRFFDWVFTKIKVHKMERIRDKLYQELENFYEAHKKFQREGKKTIKLALILTIAFWLIEFTIPSFLLLGLGADPIWIYSIAAQFILIIIAAMPISPGSSGISELSSAYLYHTLVGTPLLGIFTLLWRLSTYYTSLIVGAITSMKVISEIKL; encoded by the coding sequence ATGGTGAACGGAAGCCGTAAATGGACACTGCTGTTTGCTTCTATCTCCATCAGCATCCTCGCTCTCGCTTTTATCCTCCTGTTCTCCCCTTATCGGCTAACACCAGCGACCTTTGAGGCGATATCAGAGGTCAATCCCTTATTCATCGCCGTTGCTCTCGCCATGCATATCTCTGCATGGGTTGTATGGAGTTTCAGGATGAAGCTGATGAGTGATTTCTTGAGTGGTACAGATACAGAGGGTGATCTGAGATTGTCACAATCACTGAAGATAATTCTGGCAAGCCTCTTTGCCGCATGTATAACCCCTTCTCAATTCGGTGGCGAGCCAGTGCGAATATATCTGCTGAGACGTAGTGGACTGACAGTAGGTGATGGAACAGCTATCGTCTTCGGTGAGCGGTCACTTGATTTCATGGTCGGTATGATTGGTGGTGCAATAAGTTTTATGCTCTTCAGAACTGTAATACCCCGCTATTCAGTTATATTCACTGCTATCGGTATCATACTCATCCTCGGCGTATTGCTCATGGTGTACGGTATAACCAGACCTGACAAGCTAAAGAGGTTCTTTGACTGGGTATTCACAAAGATAAAGGTCCATAAAATGGAGCGGATACGCGATAAACTCTATCAGGAGCTGGAGAATTTTTATGAAGCGCATAAGAAGTTCCAGCGAGAAGGGAAGAAGACTATTAAACTCGCTCTCATTCTCACCATCGCTTTCTGGCTCATCGAATTCACAATACCTTCGTTCCTGCTCCTCGGGCTGGGTGCAGACCCGATCTGGATATACTCAATTGCGGCACAATTCATACTTATCATAATCGCTGCGATGCCTATAAGCCCGGGTAGCAGTGGTATCTCAGAACTGAGCAGCGCATATCTCTATCATACGCTTGTGGGCACACCTTTACTGGGGATATTCACACTACTATGGCGGTTGAGCACTTATTATACAAGTTTGATTGTGGGTGCAATTACAAGCATGAAGGTTATAAGTGAGATTAAGCTATGA